A single region of the Dunckerocampus dactyliophorus isolate RoL2022-P2 chromosome 3, RoL_Ddac_1.1, whole genome shotgun sequence genome encodes:
- the baz2ba gene encoding bromodomain adjacent to zinc finger domain protein 2B isoform X13, producing MESGERLASPAPTLSAARTSSPVASSSSSSSSSSPAPHSKSSLAPSPSALGSTLSTSGRLFGAAGEQPFIGSTLSSAFPLVNHPAFGALYTAGVGRPEFGGLGSLGMSAALAAHPQLGALSEWWRAAEAHGRGAAAFLPSFIGFPPFFTPHIQPNHSASPVQIRMPGKNNQASPKGVNGAVNGSGICPPTTQQGSFLASNTPAQTSTSLTKKAELSSSPCKNSPPKIVEKPTPKTERRQRKKTAEASGVSNSETGTSSDSSSDGSLSSDLEDLAEDDEEDDEDEDEEDDKKSEFSDSEKRIKKKSKVLVPNTGKTDRPLSGVPIVEHQDSKNNHIQTVPSNPPTLIPMARSVSPPVLSPTSPLALHSSRLRPDGQPQQQHFSVIQSTGLALAANSKPLALLTQPHRESSPSSSPIALTTSPKALSNSSSPKPPRLFPSSSPQHLPLSLSSSPKPVSVPSPPRSAFPLSTSPKHFALTSSVTSPQKSSLKPPQYAAAGTAKANRRKLLEDSLAQINEFRLKQTLMSQGQTFPSELRKQGPNKSPKGKSLSSSPLPPAPPPPPQNNHSNLFLSSALLGLPEPNHPNGVIQSTTQDAPLALITKPRKDSASQGKSPQCNSDGGSMPVNLSTGASRTQTSAQAGLPSQPPTTSPHAASYGSRKSKTPKCKAQTPGLAQGQGQTGHLASWKGFSQNHLVQSLVDLFRGGESGIGIPGVSIPGVGIPGVGIPGTCNPAAGLPANKESDDSGDDDDDDEDDLEEEDEDEEDSDDSLSESDSNSDSDISGKKVKESKQLSSVSSKKEMTPRRLTKSPELLNTSTDHTATSCSPLNLQVIKTPTIVTSSSALAYHSSPGSSSYTLASPLGLGKRKRVMDEKDLMTPLELGWRRETRIKNVAGRPQGEVAYYAPCGKKLRQYPDVMKYLSRYGISGITRDNFSFSAKIRVGDFYEARDGPQGLQWSLLNEEEVIPRILAMEGRRGRPPNSERQLAGEGAKVNRRRKGRPPNVGDPLPLVPEGPSPSEVKLLRKLEAQEIARQAAQMKLMRKLEKQALARAAKEARKQQAIMAAEERRKQKEQIKILKQQEKIKRIQQIRMEKELRAQQILEAKRKKKEEAANAKILEAEKRIKEKELRRQQAEILKHQELERHRLDMERERRRQHVMLMKAVEARKKAEERERLRQEKRDEKRLNKERKLEQRRLELEIARELKKPNEDMCLSDHKALPEFSRIPGLILPGRAVSDCLMLMQFLRGFGKVLGLDLNMDVPTLGMLQEGLLNVGDSMGQVQDLLVKLLCLAVCDPGLPPGQKTKTMLGDHLTNVGINRDNVSEVLQMYMGAHCANTDLAPLALSLKTKAFQAHTPAQKASILGFLANELACSKAVISEIDKNLDQMANMRKDKIIMEGKLKKLRTIYAKRTGKREASVGVEENQSIGTPSSAAKPKRKLGGDSDDDDEDDEDSDDPADDDEDEDEEDIKKVKKMETYDEDEVDHATSVEELEKQIEKLAKQHHQTRRKLFEISHSLRSMMYGQDRYRRRYWVLPHCGGVFIEAMESGEAPEELEEERQRRRRAAAEVMVKEEPLEFDLQKEKSTLLSGCSQGLAQQKDDKKDSPTQFYQQQGYVSNLCSDNLRETVKAEDQGSPHAGQNCNLMGTPLATTIVMSSSPSHNTSEPAVAKTAVIINNDTSNIPGPTSTSLSVRCLPALHESPENTPSASSPAPSPQLTLQANDQLLRVLTERSGHWFSLLPRAPCDLSSLTTTPPGALHATPQASSTPNKPKSPPPSPALPLTPSAASASASPHHPAGLLTYPLSALQVKSGGSLLGVSLGSWPSGMVCPSLPLCSSPSPMPGHSLEGNTAASVSSKSDSPLPRIEKSSSMPSPAVEIPKSLDHPMPRPIPEDMLTGWWRVSDIEELRALVGALHSRGIREKVLQRQMQKYMEIIPQVCTKHKDVAMIELRELEESQVSVESVRGWCVEEQAMEMDIAILQQVEELERKVTAASLQVKGWTHPDPQSEREDLVYYEHKPPTKSGSASAHVGDRDCKDHPEERGEKGGVMRHLDNPLDIAVTRLANLERNIERSGEEEVAHGMKVWRKGLSEVRSAAQLAMCIQQLQRSIAWERSIMKVYCQMCRKGDNEDLLLLCDGCDKGCHTYCHKPKITSIPEGDWYCPACISKASGPTPKSKKPPNKPVASSGGTGKKSADAKKNGKQAGNGEVSEDDSASASSTPKKSSKDNSRKRKTEECSPVVPTSNQESPVCVKRAKTARDNNRDLGLCRVLLAELERHQDAWPFLTPVNLKSVPGYKKVIKKPMDFSTIREKLVSSQYQNLETFIIDVNLVFDNCEKFNEDNSDIGRAGHNMRKFFEKRWTELLKQTN from the exons ATGGAGTCTGGAGAACGGCTGGCCTCCCCTGCGCCCACCCTGTCTGCTGCTCGCACCTCCTCCCCTGTggcctcttcctcctcatcctcctcttcgtcATCTCCTGCTCCCCACTCAAAGAGCAGCCTGGCCCCGAGCCCCTCGGCACTCGGATCCACTCTTAGCACCTCTG GCCGTCTGTTTGGAGCAGCAGGAGAGCAGCCCTTTATTGGCTCCACATTGTCAAGTGCCTTTCCTCTGGTGAACCACCCAGCCTTTGGAGCCCTCTACACTGCTGGAGTGGGCAGGCCGGAGTTTGGCGGCCTTGGCTCTCTTGGCATGTCAGCTGCTCTGGCTGCCCACCCCCAGCTAGGAGCCCTCTCTG AGTGGTGGCGAGCTGCTGAAGCTCATGGACGAGGAGCTGCAGCCTTTCTTCCTTCCTTTATAGGTTTCCCGCCATTTTTCACCCCCCACATTCAGCCAAACCATAGCGCTAGTCCTGTTCAGATAAGAATGCCTGGCAAGAACAACCAAGCATCACCTAAAG GTGTGAATGGGGCAGTAAATGGCAGTGGAATATGTCCTCCCACAACACAGCAGGGGAGCTTTTTGGCAAGTAATACCCCTGCACAGACATCAACCAGTCTAACCAAAAAAGCAGAGCTTTCCAGTAGTCCCTGTAAGAATAGCCCACCtaagattgtggaaaaacccACCCCAAAAACCGAGAGG AGACAACGCAAGAAGACAGCAGAGGCTTCTGGTGTGAGTAATAGTGAAACAGGCACATCTTCGGACAGCTCAAGCGATGGCTCCCTTAGCAGTGATCTGGAGGACCTTGCAGAGGAtgatgaagaagatgatgaagatgaggatgaggaagacGACAAAAAGAGTGAATTTTCAGACTCTGAGAAAcgaataaaaaagaaatcaaag GTTCTGGTACCAAACACTGGAAAGACTGACAGACCACTCTCTGGGGTCCCTATAGTAGAGCACCAGGACAGCAAAAATAATCACATACAGACAGTCCCCTCCAATCCCCCAACCCTCATTCCCATGGCCCGCTCGGTGtctccccctgtcctgtccccGACCTCACCTCTGGCTTTGCACAGCTCCAGGTTAAGACCAGACGGGCAGCCACAGCAACAACACTTCAGTGTGATCCAGTCCACTGGCCTAGCGCTAGCTGCTAACTCAAAGCCTCTGGCTCTCCTCACTCAGCCCCACAGGGAGTCTTCACCGTCTTCCTCTCCCATTGCCCTCACCACCTCTCCAAAGGCGCTCTCCAACTCTTCCTCTCCCAAACCTCCCAGACTGTTTCCTTCCTCCTCCCCTCAGCACCTGCCCctctccctctcctcctcccccaAGCCTGTTTCGGTGCCCTCCCCCCCACGCTCAGCCTTCCCGCTGTCTACCTCCCCAAAACATTTCGCATTGACCTCATCTGTAACAAGCCCCCAGAAGTCCTCACTGAAGCCACCTCAGTACGCTGCTGCTGGCACTGCCAAAGCCAACAGGAGGAAACTGCTGGAGGACTCGCTTGCGCAGATCAATGAGTTCAGGCTGAAACAG ACTCTCATGTCCCAAGGGCAGACGTTCCCATCTGAGCTTAGGAAGCAGGGGCCAAACAAGTCTCCCAAAGGGAAGTCTCTGTCTTCTTCACCATTGCCACCCGCTCCACCTCCTCCACCCCAGAACAATCACTCCAACCTCTTCCTCTCGAGTGCCCTGCTGGGGCTTCCTGAACCTAATCACCCCAATGGAGTCATCCAAAGCACCACTCAGGACGCACCTTTGGCCCTCATCACCAAACCTCGCAAAGACTCTGCCTCTCAAGGCAAATCCCCTCAGTGCAACTCTGATGGTGGATCAATGCCTGTCAATCTTAGCACAGGGGCAAGTAGGACCCAAACAAGCGCCCAGGCTGGACTTCCGTCACAGCCGCCTACTACCTCACCTCATGCCGCCAGTTATGGATCTAGAAAGAGCAAGACCCCAAAGTGTAAGGCACAGACTCCAGGACTGGCACAAGGACAGGGGCAAACAGGGCATTTAGCAAGCTGGAAAGGCTTCTCCCAAAACCATCTGGTACAGTCTTTAGTAGATTTGTTTCGTGGAGGAGAGTCTGGGATCGGGATCCCAGGAGTTAGCATCCCTGGTGTTGGGATTCCTGGGGTCGGGATACCTGGGACTTGTAACCCTGCAGCTGGTCTCCCTGCTAACAAGGAATCTGATGACTcaggagatgatgatgatgatgatgaggatgaccttgaagaggaggatgaggatgaggaggattcTGATGATAGCTTGTCAG AATCAGACAGCAACTCAGACAGTGACATCTCTGGAAAGAAAGTGAAGGAGTCCAAGCAGCTGTCATCTGTGTCATCAAAAAAGGAGATGACTCCCCGTAGGCTAACCAAAAGCCCAGAACTACTGAACACCTCAACCGATCACACAGCCACCAGCTGCTCCCCTCTCAATCTTCAGGTCATCAAGACGCCCACTATTGTCACCAGCTCCAGTGCCTTGGCCTATCACAGCTCTCCTGGCTCCTCCTCGTACACCCTAGCCTCTCCCTTAG GTTTAGGAAAGAGGAAGCGGGTGATGGATGAGAAGGATTTGATGACACCTCTGGAGTTGGG GTGGCGGAGAGAGACTAGAATCAAAAACGTGGCAGGTCGACCTCAAGGGGAGGTAGCCTACTACGCCCCTTGTGGGAAGAAACTGAGACAGTACCCAGATGTGATGAAG TATCTATCCAGATATGGAATAAGTGGCATCACGCGTGATAATTTTAGCTTCAGTGCAAAGATCAGGGTTGGTGACTTCTATGAAGCCAGAGATGGACCCCAG GGTTTGCAGTGGAGCCTATTGAATGAAGAGGAAGTAATTCCTCGTATTTTGGCAATGGAAGGTCGGAGGGGTCGTCCCCCCAACTCAGAGCGTCAGTTAGCGGGCGAAGGTGCCAAAGTTAACCGACGGAGGAAAGGACGACCCCCTAATGTCGGTGATCCATTGCCATTGGTGCCAGAAGGTCCCAGTCCCAGTGAGGTCAAACTCCTGCGGAAACTAGAGGCTCAAG AAATAGCCCGACAGGCAGCCCAGATGAAACTCATgagaaaactagaaaagcagGCATTGGCACGTGCTGCCAAAGAAGCTCGGAAACAGCAAG CTATCATGGCAGCAGAAGAGAGAAGAAAGCAAAAAGAGCAGATCAAGATTCTCAAGCAGCAG gaaaAAATCAAGCGTATTCAGCAGATTCGGATGGAGAAAGAACTCAGGGCACAGCAAATTTTGGAG GCAAAGCGGAAAAAGAAGGAAGAAGCCGCCAATGCCAAAATATTGGAAGCTGAAAAGCGGATAAAG GAGAAAGAGTTGAGGAGACAGCAAGCGGAGATCTTGAAGCACCAG GAGTTGGAGAGGCATAGACTAGATATG GAGAGAGAAAGAAGGAGGCAGCATGTAATGCTGATGAAGGCTGTTGAAGCTCGCAAAAAAGCAGAG GAACGTGAGCGCTTGCGGCAGGAAAAAAGGGATGAGAAACGGTTGAACAAAGAGCGTAAACTTGAGCAACGGAGGCTGGAGTTGGAGATAGCAAGGGAGCTGAAAAAGCCAAATGAAGACATGTGTCTGTCTGATCATAAG GCTCTCCCTGAGTTCTCCCGAATTCCTGGGCTCATTCTTCCTGGACGCGCAGTGTCTGACTGCTTGATGCTTATGCAGTTCCTGCGAGGCTTTGGGAAGGTTTTGGGGCTGGACTTGAATATGGATGTCCCAACACTGGGTATGCTACAGGAGGGATTGCTCAATGTCGGCGACAGCATGGGCCAGGTCCAAGATCTTCTTGTCAAACTACTTTGTCTGGCAGTCTGTGACCCCGGTTTGCCCCCTGGACAGAAG ACAAAGACCATGCTGGGGGACCACTTGACCAATGTTGGCATCAACAGGGATAATGTGTCTGAGGTGCTACAGATGTACATGGGGGCCCATTGTGCCAATACTGATCTGGCCCCTCTGGCCCTCAGTCTGAAGACCAAGGCCTTCCAGGCACACACTCCTGCCCAGAAGGCCTCCATCCTGGGATTCCTAGCTAACGAACTGGCTTGCAGCAAAGCCGTTATCAG TGAAATTGATAAGAACCTGGATCAGATGGCAAACATGAGAAAAGATAAGATTATTATGGAGGGTAAACTTAAGAA GTTGAGGACTATTTATGCCAAACGCACTGGAAAGAGGGAGGCCAGTGTGGGTGTAGAAGAGAACCAGTCTATTGGTACTCCGTCATCTGCTGCGAAACCCAAGAGGAAACTTGGTGGCGACAGCGATGATGACGATGAAGACGACGAGGACAGTGACGATCCGGccgatgatgatgaggatgaggatgaggaagatATTAAGAAGGTTAAAAAAATGGAGACATATGATGAG GATGAAGTTGACCATGCCACCAGTGTGGAGGAGCTGGAAAAGCAGATAGAGAAGTTAGCTAAG CAACATCATCAGACTAGAAGAAAGCTGTTTGAAATATCACATTCCCTGCGCTCCATGATGTACGGCCAAGATCGTTACCGACGTAGATACTGGGTACTTCCCCACTGTGGAGGGGTCTTTATTGAAGCCATGGAGAGTGGAGAAG CTCCAGAGGAACTGGAGGAGGAGCGACAGAGAAGGAGGAGAGCGGCAGCAGAAGTCATGGTCAAAGAAGAACCTTTGGAGTTTGACCTCCAGAAAGAGAAATCCACCTTACTCTCTGGCTGCTCACAAGGCTTGGCGCAACAGAAGGATGACAAGAAGGACTCTCCAACTCAGTTCTACCAACAACAAGGCTATGTTTCTAACCTTTGTTCAGATAATCTCAGAGAAACGGTGAAGGCAGAGGACCAGGGGAGCCCTCATGCTGGACAAAATTGCAACCTCATGGGTACTCCTCTTGCCACAACTATCGTAATGTCATCCTCCCCCTCTCACAATACCTCTGAACCAGCAGTAGCAAAAACTGCTGTGATTATCAATAATGACACTTCTAATATCCCTGGTCCAACTTCAACGTCTTTATCTGTCCGGTGCCTGCCCGCCCTGCATGAAAGCCCAGAGAACACTCCTTCGGCCTCATCCCCCGCTCCTTCTCCACAGCTCACTCTCCAGGCCAATGACCAGCTGCTTCGAGTCCTGACAGAGAGGAGCGGACACTGGTTCAGTCTGCTTCCTCGTGCCCCCTGTGACCTCTCTTCCCTCACTACAACCCCCCCTGGAGCACTGCATGCCACTCCCCAGGCGTCCTCCACACCCAACAAACCCAAATCTCCTCCTCCATCACCTGCCCTTCCTCTCACCCCTTCTGCAGCATCAGCCTCTGCCAGCCCACACCACCCAGCTGGCCTCCTCACGTACCCGCTCTCAGCTCTGCAG GTAAAGTCAGGTGGTTCATTGCTAGGAGTGTCTTTGGGCAGCTGGCCCAGTGGCATGGTATGTCCCAGCCTGCCGCTGTGCAGCAGCCCCAGTCCCATGCCAGGTCACTCTTTGGAGGGCAATACTGCAGCAAGTGTGTCCAGTAAGAGTGACTCGCCTCTACCTCGCATTGAGAAAAGTTCATCCATGCCATCTCCTGCCGTGGAGATTCCAAAATCTCTGGACCACCCCATGCCTCGCCCCATCCCAGAGG ACATGCTGACAGGTTGGTGGCGTGTGTCTGACATAGAAGAGCTGCGGGCCTTGGTCGGTGCACTCCACAGTCGAGGCATCAGGGAGAAAGTCCTCCAGAGGCAGATGCAGAAATACATGGAGATCATTCCCCAGGTCTGCACTAAACACAAGGATG TGGCCATGATTGAACTGCGAGAGCTGGAGGAGAGCCAGGTCAGTGTGGAGTCTGTGCGAGGCTGGTGTGTGGAGGAGCAGGCCATGGAGATGGACATCGCAATTTTGCAGCAGGTTGAGGAACTAGAGAGGAAGGTGACTGCTGCCAGCTTACAAGTTAAG GGCTGGACACATCCTGATCCTCAGTCTGAGAGGGAAGACCTGGTGTATTACGAGCACAAGCCCCCCACAAAATCAGGGTCAGCATCTGCTCACGTGGGAGACAGGGACTGCAAGGATCACCCAGAGGAGCGGGGGGAGAAGGGCGGGGTGATGCGTCACCTGGACAACCCATTGGACATAGCAGTGACACGTCTGGCTAATCTGGAGCGCAACATCGAGAGAAG TGGTGAAGAGGAGGTCGCCCATGGTATGAAGGTGTGGAGGAAGGGCCTGAGTGAAGTACGCAGTGCCGCCCAGCTCGCTATGTGTATCCAGCAGCTACAGAGGTCCATCGCTTGGGAACGCTCCATCATGAAAGTG TACTGTCAGATGTGCAGGAAAGGGGACAATGAGGACCTCCTGCTACTATGTGACGGCTGTGACAAAGGCTGCCACACTTACTGTCACAAACCCAAAATCACCAGCATCCCAGAGGGAGACTGGTACTGCCCAGCTTGCATATCCAAG gcaAGTGGTCCAACTCCCAAAAGCAAAAAGCCTCCAAACAAACCAGTAGCATCCAGCGGGGGAACTGGTAAGAAAAGCGCCGATGCAAAAAAGAATGGGAAGCAGGCAGGTAACGGAGAAGTGTCTGAAGACGACTCGGCCAGTGCCAGCAGTACACCCAAGAAAAGTTCAAAAGACAACAGCCGCAAGAGAAAAACAGAGGAATGCTCACCTGTTGTGCCAACGTCCAACCAAGAGAGCCCCGTGTGTGTTAAAAGGGCCAAGACTGCTCGAGACAACAACAGAGACTTAGGTTTATGCAG GGTTCTCCTTGCTGAGTTGGAGCGACATCAGGATGCCTGGCCTTTCCTCACACCTGTTAACCTAAAATCAGTCCCTGGTTACAAGAAGGTCATCAAAAAACCGATGGATTTCTCCACCATACGTGAGAAGCTTGTGAGCAGCCA GTATCAAAACCTGGAGACTTTCATCATTGATGTCAATTTAGTGTTTGACAACTGTGAAAAGTTTAACGAGGACAATTCCGACATTGGTCGAGCTGGTCATAACATGAGGAAGTTCTTTGAGAAACGCTGGACTGAGCTTCTAAAACAAACCAATTAA